A stretch of Spirochaetota bacterium DNA encodes these proteins:
- a CDS encoding TetR family transcriptional regulator C-terminal domain-containing protein — MKIKERSDIFDIRRAQLTSATYNVVSKKGYYNFTIKDIAQEAGMSTGLIHYYFKNKQDLLLNLLREINRNIRASLQQDLEHLSDPIDRLAAFIERACNLVMQEKNYFYVLLDFWTQLNHNERMRTAIQKLYTSYRDVCSEILNEGIELGKFNNIDVRYTATMIVSMVQGLIIQYVIDPDAFDYAHYAHKIKNQIIETILNKGGQ, encoded by the coding sequence ATGAAAATTAAGGAACGCTCTGACATTTTTGATATACGGCGTGCACAGCTTACCTCAGCCACGTACAATGTGGTGAGTAAAAAGGGATATTACAATTTCACAATAAAGGATATTGCCCAGGAAGCAGGTATGTCAACAGGGTTGATCCACTATTATTTTAAAAATAAACAGGACCTGCTGTTAAATTTACTCAGGGAGATAAATCGTAACATCCGCGCATCACTGCAGCAGGATCTTGAACACCTATCAGACCCTATTGACCGATTAGCTGCATTTATAGAACGAGCATGCAACCTGGTAATGCAGGAAAAAAATTATTTTTATGTGCTTCTGGATTTCTGGACACAACTGAACCATAATGAACGGATGCGCACTGCTATTCAGAAACTATATACAAGCTATCGTGATGTATGTTCAGAAATTTTAAATGAAGGTATTGAGCTGGGAAAATTCAATAACATAGATGTAAGGTATACCGCTACCATGATTGTTTCCATGGTTCAGGGACTTATTATCCAATATGTTATTGATCCTGATGCATTTGATTATGCGCATTATGCACATAAAATAAAAAATCAAATAATTGAAACAATACTTAACAAAGGAGGTCAATGA